The genomic window GAATATATCCCTAAGAAGTACACGGACCAAGCAGGGATTATCACGATTAACGCGATTGCTGGTATTACAGCTATCAATAGCAAGAGCGAAGAATACAAGGGTAGTGAAAAGACATTCAGTGACCAATCAAAATGGCTCTCTGATGATAAAGGCGTACGTGTAATTAATGGTAGATTATGTTTCCAAGTATCTACTGACCAGTACATCGATGCCTTCTACACAATCGGTGGCGGAAATAAATAGTAATACAAAAAAAGACCCACATCTATTAAATTAGGTGTGGGCTTTTTTTGCGTATAACTTGCAAAAATGATTTCAATATATTAACATCTAATTATAAATATAAAAAGGAGTGATTTTATGCATTGGTTATGGGTTCTAATAGTAGGTGCAGTTATTGGTGCAATCGCTGGCGCAGTTACCAATAGAGGAGAATCTATGGGCTGGATTGCTAACATAATAGCTGGTATTGTGGGATCCTTCATTGGTGAAGGAATATTAGGATCATGGGGTCCGCAACTTGCAGGAATGGCAATCGTTCCATCGTTGATTGGAGCAATCATTCTTGTATTGATTGTATCCTTCATAGTAAGAAAAAAAGCTTGAGGAGGATCACATCATGGGTATATTAAAGAATGTTTTTGCTTTTATGGCTGTTAGTACATTGATCGTTGGAGGTGTACTTATAGGAGGAACTATTGTTGCTGCTAAAGGTATTGATAAAGCTGGCGATGAATTGCAAAAAAAGGTTCATTAAGAATATATTCAAAAGGAGATGTTAATATGAGTACTGATAGCAAAAAAGATATGATTAAAGGAAAAACTAATGAGACAGTTGGAAAAGCAACTGACGATGATAAGAAAGAGCTAAAAGGTAAGATTCAAGAAAAGGTTGGACAAGCCAAAGAAAAAGCCGACAATATTGTTGATAAGGTTGCTGAAAAAATTAACAAGAAGTCTGAAAAGTAATATTGAATTAATCATACCTATTAAATTAGGTTTGGTTTTTTTATTGGATATAAATTAAAGTATGTGTTATTGTGTAAACACAAAAAAAGCAGATGCGGGGGCTCAATCCCACATCTGCCGCACTGCTGACTAATGAATAAAAATTGCGATTAATAACTCGGCAATGATAGCTATGCCAAATGTGAACAACTCGAATCAATGTGTAACAAAAAATTGTATTAAGCTTTGAATGTTTCGTATCTCTTGACTACAACGCTCAGTAGTCTTGCCGTTCTAGTAGAAGCCTAGCTTGTCATTTGCCTTTGTCAAGTAGGGCTTTTTTTATTTGCAAAATTATAACAACTCACATCTATTAATTTAGATGTGGGTCTTTTTTTATTGTATTAATGTGAGTGCTGCAAACATATCTCTATCGTTAATTAAATAGTATCCATCTTCATTCCACGTGCTATGATCAATTAGAAATTCTTTTAAGAAATCGGGCAAGTCTATCAAGTAGCTTTCATGTACTAAAATTAAATCATTCATGTTGTTTCCTCCTAGTTTTGGTTCTTAATAAATTACGAGAAAAGTGGTGGGAATTACCGTGGAAAAATAAAGTGCATAAAATAAACACTATATAATGGTAGAGATTAGAACGCACATTAGCACATAGGTGGCACACTAAATAGCTTGAATGCTTGATGTATCAACTGTTTCGACCCCGATCACCGGTATAATTGATTTAGCAATTATTCCATTAAGACAACTTACAATTTGTAGGTTGTCTTTTTTTGTTCCGGTATAATTAATGTATCTGAGGAGAATTTAAGGGGATA from Companilactobacillus sp. includes these protein-coding regions:
- a CDS encoding CsbD family protein; its protein translation is MSTDSKKDMIKGKTNETVGKATDDDKKELKGKIQEKVGQAKEKADNIVDKVAEKINKKSEK
- a CDS encoding GlsB/YeaQ/YmgE family stress response membrane protein, which codes for MHWLWVLIVGAVIGAIAGAVTNRGESMGWIANIIAGIVGSFIGEGILGSWGPQLAGMAIVPSLIGAIILVLIVSFIVRKKA